The following are encoded in a window of Roseimaritima ulvae genomic DNA:
- a CDS encoding HlyD family efflux transporter periplasmic adaptor subunit → MNASSRPGRLVGRQPLNLRMRSDLVSQTIHSSSGDRVTVKDPVALKYHSLRDDEWFVLQLLRSPIDLESIRAAYQRRFAPRRVSLPQIQALLFRLHRSELLISQTPGQAAPQARRRGRQRQQQWLGRLQSVLFLRFPGFDPAPWLDRLYPAVQWLLRPGMLALAAVLAVLAAGLFAAHYETFLAELPNLQQWIQPRELFLLAVVLGATKVCHELGHAIVCKHLGGECHEIGPMLLVFTPALYCDTSDSWMLPGRMQRAAVGAAGMGVEWMLASLATFVWWYTHPGIVHHAAMNVMLVCSISTLLFNGNPLLRYDGYYILSDLADTPNLAQRSRDYFYRLTARWRLGIRQPGLSPPSRRAAFWWLVYQLAATAYRWSITLVILWFVTQFLKPYGLQSIGWSLCLFTVAMMIAMPLWRSIQFIRTPGNTSKMRRGNLLITAAVSVGLIGLCFLPVTHHVVAEAQIIPHQATPVYVTTSGFRSRNPTAASLPFGRRVQQGDTLLNLRDPELELQWLQAQQRLESQRLLLEQLRRTQTYDPQSAAQIPFAEAALQDLRQRASKLTAQRKALLITAPVDGVLVRPEPLQEPQEGTALARVTGWAGEAINAGSFLETGIQLGTLAAPGRYDAWLNVAQADIEYVQVGQPVLLQLDAFTDRRVQGRVVEIAGQDLSQQSDTGPTPSSEGGAGQGRAAAANQLGDYAVRVQLERNGLPLTYYERGRAKILVDTHPLAKRLYRAAAALFRFQ, encoded by the coding sequence CACAGTCTTCGCGACGACGAATGGTTCGTCTTGCAACTGTTGCGTTCACCGATTGATCTGGAATCGATTCGTGCCGCCTACCAGCGACGTTTCGCACCGCGCCGAGTCAGCTTGCCACAAATCCAAGCCTTGCTGTTCCGCTTGCATCGCAGCGAATTGCTGATTTCCCAAACGCCTGGTCAAGCCGCCCCGCAGGCTCGACGCCGTGGTCGGCAACGGCAGCAACAATGGCTGGGGCGATTGCAAAGCGTATTGTTCTTGCGGTTTCCGGGCTTCGATCCGGCACCCTGGCTGGACCGCTTGTATCCGGCAGTGCAGTGGCTGCTGCGGCCCGGCATGTTAGCCCTTGCCGCGGTGCTGGCCGTATTGGCGGCCGGTCTGTTCGCCGCTCATTACGAAACATTTCTGGCGGAACTGCCAAATTTGCAACAATGGATCCAGCCGCGGGAATTGTTTTTGTTAGCCGTGGTGTTAGGCGCCACCAAGGTCTGCCACGAACTCGGACACGCGATCGTCTGCAAGCACCTGGGCGGCGAATGCCACGAGATCGGCCCGATGCTGTTGGTGTTCACTCCCGCCCTGTACTGCGACACCTCGGATTCGTGGATGTTGCCGGGGCGAATGCAACGCGCCGCGGTGGGCGCCGCGGGGATGGGCGTCGAATGGATGCTGGCGTCGTTGGCCACGTTTGTCTGGTGGTATACCCATCCCGGCATCGTGCATCACGCGGCCATGAATGTGATGCTGGTTTGCTCGATCAGCACGCTGCTATTTAATGGCAACCCGCTGCTCCGTTACGACGGCTATTACATCCTTTCGGACCTGGCCGACACGCCCAATTTAGCGCAACGCAGTCGCGATTACTTTTACCGTCTGACGGCTCGTTGGCGGCTTGGCATTCGGCAGCCTGGCTTGTCGCCACCCTCGCGGCGGGCGGCGTTTTGGTGGCTGGTTTATCAACTGGCCGCGACCGCGTATCGCTGGTCGATCACGCTGGTCATCCTGTGGTTTGTCACCCAGTTTCTAAAACCTTACGGCTTGCAGTCCATCGGCTGGTCCCTGTGTTTGTTCACGGTGGCAATGATGATCGCGATGCCGCTGTGGCGATCGATTCAATTCATCCGTACTCCTGGGAATACCAGTAAGATGCGACGCGGAAATCTACTTATCACCGCGGCTGTATCCGTGGGATTGATAGGCCTGTGCTTTTTGCCCGTGACCCATCATGTGGTCGCCGAGGCACAGATCATTCCCCACCAAGCCACGCCGGTGTATGTCACGACCAGCGGTTTTCGCTCTCGCAATCCCACCGCCGCATCGCTCCCCTTCGGACGCCGAGTGCAGCAGGGCGACACGCTGCTGAACCTCCGTGATCCCGAACTGGAACTGCAGTGGTTGCAAGCTCAGCAGCGGCTCGAATCGCAACGACTGCTGCTGGAACAACTGCGTCGCACTCAGACCTACGATCCCCAATCGGCCGCTCAAATTCCATTTGCCGAGGCCGCTTTGCAAGACCTGCGGCAACGCGCCTCCAAACTGACCGCCCAGCGCAAAGCTCTACTGATCACCGCCCCGGTCGACGGCGTGTTGGTGCGTCCCGAACCGCTGCAGGAGCCGCAGGAGGGGACAGCGCTGGCGCGGGTCACCGGCTGGGCCGGCGAAGCGATTAACGCCGGTAGTTTTCTGGAGACCGGCATCCAGCTGGGCACTCTCGCCGCGCCCGGTCGCTACGACGCTTGGTTGAACGTTGCCCAAGCCGACATCGAATACGTCCAAGTCGGCCAACCCGTGCTGCTGCAACTGGACGCCTTCACCGACCGCCGGGTCCAGGGGCGAGTGGTAGAAATCGCCGGCCAAGACCTTTCGCAACAGAGCGACACGGGCCCCACCCCGTCAAGCGAGGGCGGGGCAGGGCAGGGCAGGGCGGCGGCAGCGAATCAGCTCGGCGACTATGCGGTGCGGGTGCAACTGGAACGCAATGGCCTGCCGCTGACGTATTACGAACGCGGCCGAGCCAAGATCTTGGTCGATACCCATCCGCTGGCAAAGCGTCTGTATCGCGCTGCGGCGGCGTTATTTCGGTTCCAGTAG
- a CDS encoding ABC transporter permease, whose product MHRLQTWWVILRIALEERLVYRGDFALGTLMRFLPIVTQIFLWSAIFSSIGSAGDGDAELSESGASVGGFRFPDMVAYYLMTMIARAFSSMPGLASGIALQIRDGEIKRYLVQPVDLTGFLLLQRIAHKLAYYTVAILPFALVFFLCRGYFVDGWPSATVILAFVASLVMGFLIGFFLEAAIGMIGFWFLEVSSLLFIYMLFSFFLSGHMFPLTLLPDDIEWFVQCLPFKYLAYFPAAVFLGKIPEDELAGEMALEAGWMVFFIILCRWMYARGVRRYSGFGG is encoded by the coding sequence ATGCATCGGCTGCAGACCTGGTGGGTGATCCTGCGGATCGCGTTGGAAGAGCGGTTGGTGTATCGCGGCGATTTCGCGCTCGGCACGCTGATGCGGTTCCTGCCAATCGTGACGCAGATCTTTCTGTGGTCGGCGATCTTCTCTTCCATCGGCTCGGCCGGCGATGGCGATGCCGAGTTGTCCGAGAGCGGCGCGTCGGTGGGAGGCTTTCGGTTTCCCGATATGGTGGCCTACTACCTGATGACAATGATTGCCCGAGCTTTCTCCAGCATGCCGGGGTTGGCCAGCGGGATCGCTTTGCAGATTCGCGATGGGGAAATCAAACGCTATCTGGTGCAACCGGTTGATCTGACCGGGTTTTTGTTGCTGCAGCGGATCGCGCATAAGCTGGCGTATTACACGGTCGCCATCTTGCCCTTTGCGTTGGTGTTCTTTTTATGCCGCGGCTATTTCGTCGACGGTTGGCCCTCGGCAACTGTGATCCTGGCCTTTGTGGCTTCGCTGGTGATGGGCTTCTTGATCGGCTTCTTTCTGGAAGCCGCCATCGGGATGATCGGGTTTTGGTTTCTGGAAGTCAGCTCGCTGCTGTTCATCTATATGCTGTTCAGCTTCTTTCTCAGCGGGCACATGTTCCCGCTGACCCTATTGCCCGACGACATCGAATGGTTCGTGCAGTGTTTGCCCTTTAAGTACCTGGCGTATTTTCCCGCCGCGGTTTTTCTGGGCAAAATTCCCGAGGACGAGCTGGCCGGGGAGATGGCCCTGGAAGCCGGCTGGATGGTGTTCTTTATCATCCTCTGCCGCTGGATGTACGCTCGCGGCGTCCGACGCTACAGCGGCTTCGGCGGTTAA
- a CDS encoding ABC transporter ATP-binding protein, with protein sequence MPIIEVSDLTKSYRVYQKREGLMDSVRGLFHREYREVQAVRGIDLTVEQGEFVAFLGPNGAGKTTTLKLLSGVINPTSGSATVMGYVPWERKHDYRRRFALVMGQKNQLWWDLPAQESYRLHQQIYGIDPQEFKQRLQELADLLDVARLLGQPVRELSLGERMKMELMAALLHSPDVLFLDEPTIGLDVIAQHNIQQFLKYYQEKRKITILLTSHYMKDVAALCKRVVIIADGRIQYDGSLSGIVDKFSGSKIVTLQFAEDVQPSNLGLIGEVLDTNWPKARIRIPRAEVPSRLAQALRDHTVEDVSVEDPPLEDVIADLFHAVGQDQRDADAAAAEQAATS encoded by the coding sequence ATGCCCATCATTGAGGTTTCCGATTTAACCAAATCGTATCGCGTGTACCAAAAACGCGAGGGGTTAATGGACAGCGTCCGCGGGCTGTTTCATCGCGAATACCGCGAGGTGCAGGCGGTGCGAGGCATCGACCTGACGGTGGAACAGGGCGAATTTGTCGCCTTTTTGGGCCCCAACGGCGCGGGCAAAACGACCACGCTGAAACTGCTGTCCGGCGTGATCAATCCGACCAGCGGTTCGGCCACCGTGATGGGCTATGTGCCCTGGGAACGCAAACACGACTACCGCCGCCGGTTTGCCCTGGTGATGGGGCAGAAAAATCAATTGTGGTGGGACCTGCCGGCGCAGGAATCCTATCGGCTGCATCAACAGATCTACGGCATCGATCCCCAGGAATTCAAACAACGCCTGCAGGAGCTGGCCGATCTGCTGGACGTGGCTCGGTTGCTGGGCCAGCCGGTTCGCGAATTGTCGCTGGGCGAACGCATGAAGATGGAATTGATGGCGGCCCTGCTGCACAGTCCCGACGTGCTGTTTTTGGACGAGCCCACGATCGGCTTGGACGTCATCGCCCAGCACAACATCCAGCAGTTTCTTAAGTACTATCAAGAGAAACGCAAGATCACGATCCTGCTGACCAGCCACTACATGAAAGACGTCGCGGCGCTGTGCAAACGCGTGGTGATCATCGCCGACGGCCGCATCCAATACGACGGTTCGTTGTCGGGAATCGTCGACAAGTTTTCGGGTAGCAAAATCGTCACGCTGCAGTTCGCCGAAGACGTCCAGCCCAGCAACCTGGGGTTGATCGGCGAAGTCCTGGACACCAACTGGCCCAAGGCCCGGATTCGCATCCCGCGAGCCGAGGTGCCCTCGCGGCTGGCGCAGGCTTTGCGCGACCATACCGTGGAGGACGTGTCGGTGGAAGACCCGCCGCTGGAAGATGTGATTGCGGATCTGTTCCACGCCGTCGGACAAGACCAACGCGACGCGGACGCGGCCGCAGCCGAACAGGCGGCGACTTCATGA
- a CDS encoding phosphatidylserine decarboxylase, translating to MDIDSRSPHQAITYFNRYTGQQEQEAIYGEAFLRWTYETRLGRIALALAAKRVWFSKWYGWRMDRPASRSKVLPFIETYGLDPDEFRDPPESFRTFNEFFYRKLKPAARPIDPDPQAVVFPADGRQLAIADVSQTDGLWVKGQHMDLPRLLGSPELAERYAGGSLLISRLCPTDYHRFHFPVSGTAGPARQIDGSLSSVSPVALRRRLDILWENKRQLTEIETDHLGTVLMIEVGAACVGGIFQTFAPGPVEKGADKGYFTFGGSMTIVVFEAGRVRLADDLLEHAAEQREVYARMGDRAAMANNP from the coding sequence ATGGATATCGACTCACGCTCCCCGCACCAAGCGATCACGTATTTCAACCGTTACACCGGGCAGCAAGAGCAGGAAGCGATCTACGGCGAAGCCTTTCTGCGGTGGACCTACGAAACGCGTCTGGGCCGGATCGCTCTGGCCCTGGCCGCCAAACGGGTGTGGTTTTCCAAATGGTACGGCTGGCGGATGGATCGCCCGGCCAGTCGCTCCAAGGTCCTGCCGTTCATCGAAACCTATGGCCTGGACCCCGACGAATTCCGCGATCCCCCCGAATCTTTCCGAACCTTTAATGAGTTCTTCTACCGCAAGCTGAAACCGGCCGCTCGGCCCATCGATCCGGATCCTCAAGCCGTCGTGTTCCCCGCCGACGGCAGGCAACTGGCCATCGCCGACGTCTCGCAAACCGATGGGTTGTGGGTCAAAGGCCAACACATGGACCTGCCTCGCCTGCTCGGCAGCCCCGAGTTGGCGGAGCGTTACGCCGGCGGCAGCCTGTTGATCTCGCGGCTCTGCCCGACCGACTATCACCGGTTCCACTTCCCGGTCTCCGGCACCGCCGGCCCTGCGCGGCAGATCGACGGTTCGCTGTCTTCGGTCAGCCCGGTGGCGTTAAGGCGGCGGCTGGACATTTTGTGGGAAAACAAACGCCAGCTGACCGAAATCGAAACGGACCACCTAGGCACCGTGCTGATGATCGAAGTCGGTGCGGCGTGCGTGGGCGGGATTTTCCAAACGTTTGCGCCCGGACCGGTCGAGAAAGGCGCCGACAAAGGCTACTTCACCTTCGGCGGATCGATGACGATCGTGGTCTTCGAAGCCGGCCGCGTGCGGCTTGCCGACGACCTGCTCGAGCACGCCGCCGAGCAACGCGAAGTCTACGCCCGCATGGGCGACCGAGCCGCCATGGCGAATAATCCGTAA
- the ispF gene encoding 2-C-methyl-D-erythritol 2,4-cyclodiphosphate synthase — protein MHAPPIRIGLGFDTHTLGNGGPLRLGGIDIESEIHAIGHSDADVLLHAITDAILGAGDCGDIGRLFPNTDEANRGRDSGEFLAEALRRVRAKGWEVVNLDCVVLAQQPKISPHLDKMRQSISEIANLSPTQVGIKGKTGEGVGPIGHAEAIAARCVVLLYRTE, from the coding sequence ATGCACGCTCCTCCGATCCGAATTGGTCTTGGCTTCGACACCCACACACTCGGCAACGGTGGCCCGTTGCGACTGGGTGGCATCGACATCGAATCGGAGATCCACGCGATCGGGCATAGCGACGCCGACGTGTTGCTGCATGCGATCACCGACGCCATTTTGGGAGCGGGTGACTGCGGAGACATCGGCCGCCTGTTCCCTAATACCGACGAAGCCAACCGCGGGCGTGATAGCGGCGAATTCCTGGCCGAAGCGCTGCGGCGAGTGCGAGCCAAGGGCTGGGAAGTGGTGAATCTGGACTGCGTAGTGCTAGCACAACAGCCCAAAATTTCGCCGCACCTGGATAAAATGCGGCAAAGCATTAGCGAAATCGCAAATCTCTCTCCCACTCAGGTTGGCATAAAAGGTAAGACAGGCGAAGGTGTGGGTCCGATTGGACACGCCGAAGCCATTGCAGCCCGCTGTGTCGTGCTGCTGTACCGAACCGAATAA
- the cysS gene encoding cysteine--tRNA ligase produces MSTAAVPQTSKSTGPTMPELRVYNTLSKTKEPFAPLHPPKVGIYLCGPTVYAEAHIGHMVGPVIFDTIKRYLTHNGYQVTLVVNITDVDDKLIAKSRERGVPMSQIATEMTADYMANLKELGVNQIDYMPRATDNMDGIIQFIQSLESQGYAYAVDGDVFFEVAKDKSYGELSNRSTDQQQGEGGGAAARKRSPSDFALWKAAKGDEPAWDSPWGRGRPGWHIECSAMSHRILGETFDIHGGGLDLMFPHHENERAQSSCCHNAPMVKYWMHNGLMRAGNKGKVGGKSDRDATTESVAEQTEGKISRSKGGGGLAELIRKQTGERLRFFLLRTHYRSTIVFNDEALAEAGTSLEAFYRFFDRFDEISGTSFYDLKPVTRRSEGDIDAGQDPVLEEVHQLREKFFAAMDDDFNTGAAISVLFDFLRTLNRHIDQSGLGKAADPNSPASATLRTAVGVLRELTAILGLFMRPAVQTTGGDDAEAELAGDLMSLLIELRKSARENKDFATSDAIRDRLAELGIALLDKKDGTSWERTK; encoded by the coding sequence ATGAGCACTGCTGCCGTCCCCCAAACGTCTAAATCGACCGGCCCCACGATGCCCGAGCTCCGCGTCTACAACACGCTTTCCAAAACCAAAGAACCGTTCGCCCCGCTTCACCCCCCCAAGGTGGGCATCTACCTGTGTGGCCCCACCGTGTACGCCGAAGCCCATATCGGTCACATGGTCGGCCCGGTGATTTTCGACACCATCAAACGCTACCTGACGCACAACGGTTATCAGGTCACGCTGGTCGTCAACATCACCGATGTGGATGACAAGCTGATCGCCAAAAGTCGCGAACGCGGCGTGCCAATGAGCCAGATCGCGACCGAGATGACGGCCGACTACATGGCCAACTTGAAGGAACTGGGCGTCAACCAGATCGACTACATGCCCCGTGCAACCGACAACATGGACGGCATCATCCAGTTCATCCAGTCGCTCGAATCCCAGGGCTATGCCTACGCCGTCGATGGCGATGTGTTCTTTGAAGTCGCTAAGGACAAGAGCTACGGTGAATTGTCCAATCGCTCCACCGATCAACAGCAGGGCGAAGGCGGCGGCGCGGCCGCTCGCAAACGTTCGCCCAGCGATTTCGCGCTCTGGAAAGCCGCCAAGGGCGACGAGCCGGCCTGGGACAGCCCCTGGGGTCGCGGCCGACCGGGCTGGCACATCGAATGCTCGGCGATGAGCCACCGGATCCTCGGCGAAACCTTCGACATCCACGGCGGCGGGCTGGACTTGATGTTCCCCCACCACGAAAACGAACGGGCGCAAAGCAGCTGCTGCCACAACGCTCCGATGGTCAAATACTGGATGCACAACGGCCTGATGCGAGCCGGCAACAAAGGCAAAGTCGGCGGCAAGAGCGACCGCGATGCCACTACCGAATCGGTGGCCGAACAAACCGAAGGCAAGATCAGCCGCAGCAAGGGCGGTGGCGGACTGGCGGAATTGATCCGCAAACAGACCGGCGAACGACTGCGGTTCTTCCTGCTGCGGACCCACTACCGAAGCACGATCGTGTTCAACGACGAAGCCTTGGCCGAAGCCGGCACGTCGCTGGAAGCTTTTTATCGCTTCTTCGATCGCTTCGACGAAATCAGCGGGACCTCGTTCTACGACTTGAAACCGGTCACCCGGCGCAGCGAAGGGGACATCGACGCCGGGCAAGATCCGGTGCTGGAAGAAGTCCATCAGTTGCGAGAAAAATTCTTCGCCGCCATGGACGACGATTTTAATACCGGCGCGGCGATCAGCGTGCTGTTCGATTTCCTCCGCACGCTCAATCGCCATATCGACCAAAGCGGTTTGGGCAAAGCCGCCGACCCGAACTCGCCGGCCTCCGCCACCCTGCGGACCGCCGTCGGCGTGCTGCGAGAACTGACCGCCATCCTGGGCCTATTCATGCGTCCGGCCGTGCAGACCACCGGTGGCGACGATGCCGAAGCGGAACTGGCCGGGGATCTGATGAGCCTGCTGATCGAGCTTCGCAAGTCGGCTCGCGAAAACAAAGACTTCGCCACCTCCGACGCCATCCGCGATCGCTTGGCCGAACTGGGCATCGCGTTGTTGGACAAGAAAGACGGCACCAGCTGGGAACGCACCAAGTGA
- the ruvC gene encoding crossover junction endodeoxyribonuclease RuvC produces MGIDPGLNITGYGVIETIDNSVRLLEAGVVRTKARRSMPERLLELHEGLTEVVTAHQPHVMALEQLYSHYERPRTAILMGHARGVICLCAGQAGIDVKSFEPTKVKKLMTGNGRAPKHQIQLAVKIQLNLTTLPEPADVADALAIALCGHHESRIGIGLTNFNL; encoded by the coding sequence CTGGGCATCGACCCCGGCCTGAACATCACCGGCTACGGCGTAATCGAAACCATCGATAACTCAGTCCGCTTGTTGGAAGCCGGCGTGGTTCGCACCAAAGCCCGACGCTCGATGCCCGAGCGTCTGCTGGAGCTGCACGAAGGACTGACCGAAGTGGTCACCGCGCACCAGCCCCACGTGATGGCCCTGGAACAGCTGTACTCGCACTACGAACGGCCCCGCACGGCGATCCTGATGGGACACGCCCGCGGCGTGATCTGCCTGTGTGCCGGACAAGCCGGGATCGACGTCAAGAGCTTCGAACCCACCAAGGTCAAGAAACTGATGACCGGCAACGGACGCGCCCCCAAGCACCAAATTCAGCTGGCCGTCAAAATCCAGCTGAACCTGACCACCTTGCCCGAACCGGCCGACGTGGCCGACGCGCTGGCCATCGCCCTGTGCGGACACCACGAAAGCCGCATCGGCATCGGCCTAACCAACTTTAACCTGTAG
- the ruvA gene encoding Holliday junction branch migration protein RuvA yields the protein MITKISGKLLATSEEAVTIDVPPFEYEVLVGDYTRRQLQAQINQDIRLHTLDYIDGNAQGGRLTPRLIGFQTLPERQFFDLFCSVDGVGVKKALRAMVRPVHELAVLIEQQDAKQLSGLPGIGPATSERIIAKLRRKMPRFALMVARDEVEATIEAGPGVVGDTFDALLALGHSEADARQLIDDALETGKKFKDTEALLTAIYQKRG from the coding sequence TTGATCACCAAAATTTCCGGCAAGCTGCTGGCCACTTCCGAAGAAGCGGTCACGATCGACGTTCCGCCGTTTGAGTACGAGGTGCTGGTCGGCGATTACACGCGCCGCCAACTGCAGGCCCAGATCAACCAAGACATCCGCCTGCACACGCTGGACTACATCGACGGCAACGCTCAGGGCGGACGCCTGACGCCGCGGCTGATCGGTTTCCAAACCTTGCCCGAACGTCAGTTTTTCGACCTGTTTTGCAGCGTCGATGGGGTGGGCGTGAAAAAGGCGCTGCGAGCGATGGTTCGCCCGGTGCATGAGTTGGCCGTCTTGATCGAACAGCAAGACGCCAAGCAGTTGTCGGGGCTGCCGGGCATCGGGCCAGCGACCAGCGAGCGGATCATCGCCAAACTGCGGCGGAAGATGCCGCGGTTCGCCCTGATGGTCGCCCGCGACGAAGTCGAAGCCACGATCGAAGCCGGCCCCGGCGTCGTCGGCGATACCTTCGACGCCCTGCTGGCCCTCGGCCACAGCGAAGCCGACGCACGGCAGTTGATCGACGACGCCCTGGAAACGGGCAAAAAATTCAAAGACACCGAAGCCCTGCTAACGGCGATCTACCAGAAGCGGGGGTAG
- a CDS encoding 3-keto-disaccharide hydrolase, whose protein sequence is MNRFVKSALSALSAAVLLSNVASAEEYLNGIKWEPPAIVTPGETDDQPPSDAVILFDGSDLNEWKNGENWDVRDGVAFSGKGQIVSKQEFGDCQLHIEWSAPLPVKGSGQGRGNSGVFLMGRYEIQVLDSYDNETYHDGQAGAIYKQTPPAVNVMRKPGEWNTYDIFWTAPRFAEDGSLESPAYITAVHNGVLILNHFELKGDTPYNRPPRYTKHGEKGPIALQDHGNPVRFRNIWVREFKPATGTQEREPFIKDGEKETPVGE, encoded by the coding sequence GTGAATCGTTTCGTTAAGTCGGCCCTGAGTGCCCTGAGTGCCGCTGTCCTGTTGTCCAACGTCGCGTCCGCCGAAGAGTATTTGAACGGCATCAAGTGGGAACCGCCGGCGATCGTGACGCCCGGTGAAACCGACGATCAACCCCCATCGGACGCAGTGATCCTGTTCGACGGCTCGGACCTGAACGAATGGAAAAACGGTGAGAACTGGGACGTGCGGGACGGTGTGGCGTTTTCCGGCAAGGGGCAAATCGTTTCGAAACAAGAGTTCGGCGACTGCCAGTTGCACATCGAATGGTCGGCTCCACTGCCGGTCAAAGGTTCGGGACAAGGCCGTGGCAACAGCGGCGTATTCCTGATGGGCCGCTACGAGATTCAAGTGCTGGATTCGTACGACAACGAAACCTATCACGACGGGCAAGCCGGCGCGATTTACAAACAAACTCCGCCGGCGGTCAACGTCATGCGCAAGCCCGGTGAGTGGAACACCTACGACATCTTCTGGACCGCGCCGCGGTTTGCAGAAGACGGCAGTTTGGAATCACCGGCTTACATCACGGCCGTGCATAACGGCGTGTTGATCCTGAACCACTTTGAGCTGAAAGGGGACACGCCCTACAACCGGCCGCCTCGTTACACCAAACACGGGGAGAAGGGACCGATTGCCCTGCAAGACCACGGCAACCCGGTGCGGTTCCGCAACATCTGGGTGCGCGAATTCAAACCCGCCACCGGCACGCAAGAACGGGAGCCGTTCATCAAAGACGGCGAGAAGGAAACGCCGGTTGGGGAGTAG
- a CDS encoding class I SAM-dependent rRNA methyltransferase, with the protein MSKLPSVVVKPSRQFPFVSRHPWVHASSLAESSESFPLGQEVDLVQHDGTWLARGLFNPNSGLRVRLYSWNRQQSLDEAFFRTRIDQAIARRRLAGLLPAAPHDSDSDGSGTLAGVTTAARLVFSESDGLSGLIVDQYADCLVVQIAAGVIALRQTALLEHLQQRLQPRAIFLRTDAKTAKKEGIEQQEGLAKGEASEEPILYDENGLRWSVDLEHGQKTGGYLDQRDNHAAAAKYLTGRRVLDVCCYAGGFGLVAASHDASSVTGIDSSQRALDAAAANAQRNGLKNVRFEKADCFDYLAADATEQFDAVVLDPPRFAGSRRQVDAALRAYARLNRGALERLPAGGVLVTNSCSGSVSRSDFLNMLVNVGRRAGRDITVLESRSAAADHPMRVSCPESDYLKCFICEVQ; encoded by the coding sequence GTGTCGAAACTACCCAGCGTCGTCGTTAAACCCTCGCGTCAATTTCCCTTTGTCTCGCGACACCCCTGGGTGCACGCCAGTTCGCTGGCCGAATCCAGCGAAAGCTTCCCGTTGGGTCAGGAAGTCGACCTGGTGCAACACGACGGCACCTGGCTGGCGAGGGGCCTATTCAACCCCAATAGCGGACTCCGCGTGCGGCTGTACAGCTGGAACCGCCAACAGAGTCTGGACGAAGCGTTTTTCCGCACGCGGATCGATCAGGCGATCGCTCGGCGGCGACTGGCCGGCCTGTTGCCCGCTGCCCCTCACGACAGCGACTCAGACGGCAGCGGAACACTGGCCGGCGTGACGACCGCGGCGCGGTTGGTGTTCAGCGAATCGGACGGGCTGAGCGGCTTGATCGTCGACCAATACGCCGACTGCCTGGTCGTGCAAATCGCCGCGGGCGTGATCGCGCTGCGGCAAACCGCGCTACTCGAACACCTGCAGCAGCGGCTGCAACCGCGTGCGATCTTCCTCCGCACCGATGCCAAGACGGCCAAGAAGGAAGGCATCGAACAGCAGGAGGGCTTGGCGAAGGGCGAGGCCTCGGAGGAACCCATCCTGTACGACGAAAACGGACTCCGCTGGTCGGTGGATCTGGAACACGGCCAGAAAACGGGGGGCTACTTGGATCAACGCGACAATCACGCTGCGGCCGCAAAATACCTGACCGGCCGCCGCGTGCTGGACGTGTGTTGTTACGCCGGCGGGTTTGGCTTAGTGGCCGCCTCCCACGACGCCAGCAGCGTGACCGGCATCGACAGCAGCCAACGAGCCCTGGATGCTGCCGCCGCCAACGCCCAACGCAATGGCTTGAAAAACGTACGCTTTGAAAAAGCCGATTGCTTCGACTATCTGGCCGCGGACGCAACCGAGCAATTCGACGCCGTGGTGCTGGATCCGCCCCGCTTCGCCGGTTCGCGACGGCAAGTCGACGCGGCGCTGCGAGCCTACGCGCGGCTCAACCGCGGAGCCCTCGAGCGGCTGCCGGCCGGCGGTGTGTTGGTAACCAACAGTTGCAGCGGAAGCGTCAGCCGCAGCGACTTCCTGAACATGCTGGTCAACGTCGGACGCCGCGCCGGCCGCGACATCACGGTCTTGGAAAGCCGTTCGGCGGCCGCCGACCATCCGATGCGGGTGTCGTGTCCGGAGAGCGACTACCTGAAATGTTTTATCTGCGAAGTGCAATAA